A region of Candidatus Methylomirabilota bacterium DNA encodes the following proteins:
- a CDS encoding aspartyl protease family protein, protein MGLFRVRGRLTGPTGRSEDAELLVDTGATLLVVPRSLAERLELAVRRSQQVLIARGQRADWPVAEVSLSLDGPGVTMPCFIAPDGPALLGAVALESLFLAVDPVAKRLIPVEGFVGAAP, encoded by the coding sequence ATGGGACTGTTCCGCGTGAGGGGACGCCTGACCGGACCCACGGGACGCAGCGAAGACGCCGAGCTCCTGGTCGACACTGGCGCAACGCTCCTCGTCGTCCCGCGATCGCTGGCCGAGCGGCTGGAACTGGCGGTCCGGCGCTCGCAGCAGGTGTTGATCGCCAGGGGCCAGCGGGCCGATTGGCCCGTGGCCGAAGTGAGCCTGTCCCTCGATGGCCCGGGCGTCACCATGCCTTGCTTCATCGCGCCCGACGGCCCCGCGCTGCTGGGCGCTGTCGCGCTCGAGAGCCTCTTCCTGGCGGTGGACCCTGTCGCGAAGCGCCTGATTCCCGTCGAGGGGTTCGTCGGCGCAGCGCCGTAG
- a CDS encoding 4a-hydroxytetrahydrobiopterin dehydratase, giving the protein MSSLARERCVACRRDSPRVTEAEIAELKPQIPEWELVEREGVQRLERVFRFASFADALTFTNHVGSLAEEEGHHPTLLTEWGRVTVTWWTHKIHALHRNDFIMAAKTDALLKG; this is encoded by the coding sequence GTGAGCAGCCTGGCCAGAGAACGGTGCGTCGCCTGCCGCCGCGACTCGCCGCGGGTGACCGAGGCAGAGATCGCGGAACTCAAGCCTCAGATCCCCGAATGGGAACTGGTCGAGCGCGAAGGTGTCCAGCGCTTGGAGCGGGTGTTCCGCTTCGCAAGCTTTGCCGACGCTCTGACCTTCACCAATCACGTTGGCTCCCTCGCCGAGGAGGAAGGCCACCACCCAACCCTACTGACCGAATGGGGGAGGGTGACGGTGACGTGGTGGACCCACAAGATCCACGCGCTTCACAGGAACGACTTCATCATGGCGGCGAAGACCGACGCATTGCTCAAGGGATGA